From Mya arenaria isolate MELC-2E11 chromosome 1, ASM2691426v1, a single genomic window includes:
- the LOC128225596 gene encoding uncharacterized protein LOC128225596, protein MSDADIRWQIPVACGAALSGIIVAIVCVACARNIKSQKGLHKSELGRQSALTSPTLKQIRTDDAIFSLDECHLKYGNNFRRPESIIPDYETGNLRVKTKTQTNQVAVGTHSTLNRRHSSLTLDYTIPTIPRPSIKRKPDPEKAMRWDVHEYTLNELKSARTKTNNVENMQLNRSKSVTVISNRETKQYFQEKKLRRSTSGAY, encoded by the exons ATGTCTGACGCGGACATCCGTTGGCAGATTCCTGTTGCCTGTGGAGCAGCCCTATCCGGTATCATCGTGGCCATCGTCTGTGTGGCTTGTGCCAGGAATATTAA GTCGCAAAAAGGTCTCCACAAATCTGAACTCGGCAGACAATCTGCACTTACAAGTCCAACGCTGAAACAAATAAGAACTGATgatgcaatattttcattggaTGAATGTCATCTAAAATACGGTAATAATTTCAGGCGACCTGAATCAATCATACCTGACTATGAAACTGGAAATTTGAGAGTGAAAACAAAAACTCAAACTAACCAAGTGGCTGTAGGAACACACAGCACACTCAATCGGAGACACAGTTCCTTAACATTGGATTACACTATACCCACAATTCCAAGACCGAGTATTAAGAGAAAACCTGATCCAGAGAAAGCCATGCGATGGGATGTTCACGAATACACTTTGAATGAACTAAAGTCAGCTAGGACTAAAACAAACAACGTTGAAAACATGCAGCTTAATAGGTCTAAAAGTGTAACCGTGATCAGTAACAGGGAaactaaacaatattttcaagagaaaaaacTCAGGCGTTCAACAAGCGGTGCGTATTGA